One Oreochromis niloticus isolate F11D_XX linkage group LG16, O_niloticus_UMD_NMBU, whole genome shotgun sequence genomic window carries:
- the LOC109197395 gene encoding trace amine-associated receptor 13c-like translates to MDQTELCFPQLFNSSCVRQKHSQIEAVFIYTPLSSISVLTAILNLLVIISIAHFKQLHTPNNLLLLSLAVSDFFVGLIMACQISLLDGCWFLGDHMCALYSSLDYIATSASVGTMVLISADRYVAICDPLHYPTKITIKRVSVCICTCWACSILYNSLIMKDNFKQPGRYNSCSGDCVVVIDYFVGIVDFVLTFVGPVTVIIVLYLRVFVVAVSQARAMRSHITALRLQGSETLHAKKSELKAARTLGVLVIAFLICLFPFFCSSMVGQNSFFDIRSVPFERMLFYFNSCLNPLIYTFCYPWFLKSIKLIVTFKIFRHGSSEASIL, encoded by the exons ATGGACCAAACTGAACTCTGCTTTCCACAACTATTCAACTCCTCTTGTGTGCGGCAAAAGCATTCACAAATTGAAGCTGTGTTTATTTACACCCCACTGTCTTCCATCTCTGTGCTTACTGCAATTCTGAACCTGCTTGTGATCATCTCCATCGCTCACTTCAA GCAGCTGCACACCCCAAacaacctcctcctcctctctctggcCGTCTCAGATTTCTTCGTGGGCCTCATCATGGCTTGTCAGATTAGTCTCCTAGATGGCTGCTGGTTTCTTGGTGACCACATGTGTGCTCTGTATAGCAGTTTAGATTACATTGCTACTTCTGCTTCAGTAGGAACTATGGTACTCATATCAGCTGACCGCTATGTAGCCATTTGTGACCCTCTGCATTATCCCACCAAAATTACTATAAAAAGAGTCTCAGTCTGTATTTGTACTTGCTGGGCTTGTTCAATTCTGTATAACAGTCTTATCATGAAGGATAATTTCAAGCAGCCAGGGAGGTATAATTCTTGTTCTGGTGATTGTGTAGTTGTCATTGACTACTTTGTGGGAATTGTTGACTTTGTTTTGACCTTTGTCGGCCCTGTGACTGTCATCATAGTTCTGTATCTAAGAGTATTTGTGGTGGCTGTGTCTCAGGCTCGGGCAATGCGCTCTCATATCACTGCTCTCAGACTCCAGGGGTCAGAGACGTTGCACGCTAAGAAATCTGAGCTGAAAGCTGCCAGGACTCTCGGTGTACTTGTTATTGCCTTTCTGATATGTCTTTTCCCATTTTTCTGTTCCTCAATGGTAGGCCAGAATAGTTTCTTTGATATTAGATCTGTACCTTTTGAGCGCATGCTGTTCTATTTTAACTCTTGTCTGAACCCGTTAATCTACACTTTTTGCTACCCCTGGTTTCTGAAATCTATTAAGCTCATTGTGACATTTAAGATATTTAGGCATGGCTCCAGTGAGGCCAGTATACTATAG